A single Oryzias melastigma strain HK-1 linkage group LG24, ASM292280v2, whole genome shotgun sequence DNA region contains:
- the LOC118597847 gene encoding uncharacterized protein LOC118597847 isoform X2, whose amino-acid sequence MGTNSSQISSSDTNADMMPPKKEKKKEQENEQENEQENEQGKEKKKERRQPSLKKKKVRYKKTVCGQTFGAHDQILEQIQTPGLNMEERNDEERCITILFCPVTSQPETNAEAAMRTVPGDDPVILVLMHYSQEPKKISPTGISRNFSNLVVEVHVFYHDRKNGLLRCEQNEIAIMQLKKELMKHRRLQRYVN is encoded by the exons ATGGGAACGAACAGCAGCCAAA tttCTTCATCTGACACCAATGCTGACATGATGCCTCctaagaaagaaaagaagaaagaacagGAGAATGAACAGGAGAATGAACAGGAGAATGAACAggggaaagaaaagaagaaagaaaggagACAGCCttcattgaaaaagaaaa AAGTGAGGTACAAGAAGACGGTCTGTGGTCAAACCTTTGGAGCTCATGATCAGATTTTGGAGCAAATTCAGACTCCAGGTTTAAATATGGAAGAGAGAAATGATGAAGAAAGATGCATCACCATCCTTTTCTGTCCTGTTACATCTCAACCAGAGACAAATGCTGAAGCAGCCATGAGGACGGTTCCAG GTGATGATCCAGTCATTTTGGTTTTGATGCATTACTCCCAAGAACCCAAAAAGATTTCCCCCACAGGAATATCACGTAACTTCTCAAACCTTGTGGTGGAGGTCCATGTTTTCTACCATGACAGAAAGAACGGCTTATTGAGGTGTGAGCAAAATGAAATTGCTATTATGCAGTTAAAGAAAGAACTGATGAAGCATCGCAGATTACAACGCTATGTAAACTAA
- the LOC112157845 gene encoding uncharacterized protein LOC112157845, whose protein sequence is MMTNQMQMRRTVRDKMVVCGQTFGAHLQLLEKIQTSRLNLMKGNDEESCITIVFCPVGSQPRTDAEAAMRTVPGFVSWSIDRIVCYLLIILVTMKYEMVVCGETFGAHLQLLDQIQTSGLNLIEINDEESCITFLFCPVTSRIGTDAEAAMKNVKGGDPVILVFMHYSQERRDISSSEVFSSLSDVFSEVHVFYDRKNGLLSCEQNEKAVNELKEKLMKLHRQSCSCAIL, encoded by the exons ATgatgaccaatcagatgcaaaTGAGAA gAACAGTGAGGGACAAGATGGTGGTCTGTGGTCAAACCTTTGGAGCTCATCTTCAGCTTTTGGAGAAAATTCAGACGTCCAGGTTAAATCTGATGAAGGGAAACGATGAAGAAAGCTGCATCACCATCGTTTTCTGTCCTGTTGGATCTCAACCAAGAACTGATGCTGAAGCAGCCATGAGGACGGTTCCAG GATTTGTCAGCTGGTCCATTGATCGCATTGTCTGTTATCTTCTGATAATCCTAG TAACAATGAAGTACGAGATGGTGGTCTGTGGTGAAACCTTTGGAGCTCATCTTCAGCTTTTAGACCAAATTCAGACTTCAGGATTAAATCTGATTGAGATCAATGATGAAGAAAGCTGCATCACCTTCCTTTTCTGTCCTGTTACATCTCGGATTGGAACAGACGCTGAAGCAGCCATGAAGAATGTCAAAG GTGGTGATCCAGTCATTCTGGTCTTCATGCATTACTCTCAAGAACGCAGAGACATTTCCTCTTCAGAAGTCTTCTCTAGTCTCTCTGATGTTTTCTCTGAGGTCCATGTTTTCTATGATAGAAAGAACGGTTTGTTGAGctgtgaacaaaatgaaaaagctgtcaatgagttaaaggaaaaactaatgAAGCTCCACAGACAAAGCTGCAGCTGTGCTATTCTTTAA
- the LOC118597847 gene encoding uncharacterized protein LOC118597847 isoform X1 has product MGTNSSQISSSDTNADMMPPKKEKKKEQENEQENEQENEQGKEKKKERRQPSLKKKRMSIRISELSCLPKTSEVRYKKTVCGQTFGAHDQILEQIQTPGLNMEERNDEERCITILFCPVTSQPETNAEAAMRTVPGDDPVILVLMHYSQEPKKISPTGISRNFSNLVVEVHVFYHDRKNGLLRCEQNEIAIMQLKKELMKHRRLQRYVN; this is encoded by the exons ATGGGAACGAACAGCAGCCAAA tttCTTCATCTGACACCAATGCTGACATGATGCCTCctaagaaagaaaagaagaaagaacagGAGAATGAACAGGAGAATGAACAGGAGAATGAACAggggaaagaaaagaagaaagaaaggagACAGCCttcattgaaaaagaaaa GAATGAGCATCAGGATTTCAGAGCTCAGTTGTTTACCAAAAACCTCAG AAGTGAGGTACAAGAAGACGGTCTGTGGTCAAACCTTTGGAGCTCATGATCAGATTTTGGAGCAAATTCAGACTCCAGGTTTAAATATGGAAGAGAGAAATGATGAAGAAAGATGCATCACCATCCTTTTCTGTCCTGTTACATCTCAACCAGAGACAAATGCTGAAGCAGCCATGAGGACGGTTCCAG GTGATGATCCAGTCATTTTGGTTTTGATGCATTACTCCCAAGAACCCAAAAAGATTTCCCCCACAGGAATATCACGTAACTTCTCAAACCTTGTGGTGGAGGTCCATGTTTTCTACCATGACAGAAAGAACGGCTTATTGAGGTGTGAGCAAAATGAAATTGCTATTATGCAGTTAAAGAAAGAACTGATGAAGCATCGCAGATTACAACGCTATGTAAACTAA